From Haloglomus litoreum, the proteins below share one genomic window:
- the glmM gene encoding phosphoglucosamine mutase, with amino-acid sequence MFGTSGVRGPVGEDVTAELALRIGRALGDRDRVVVGRDPRDSGRLLVDALAAGCRECGVDVVDLGVAATPTVARAVAWEGADVGVSVTASHNPAPDNGIKLWQPSGQAFDEPLREEVEARVRADDPDLAAWDGLGDRRTTDTTGRHAAALVEAVPPCERSVVVDVGNGAGGVTVDALTDLGCTVETLNAQPDGSFPGRPSEPTPENCESLAALVREGAADLGIAHDGDADRMRAVAGDGEFLSGDTLLAVLAADAAESGDRVAVPVDTSLAVEDFLAERGVETVRTPVGDVYVAAAAAEEGVAFGGEPSGAWIWPDETLCPDGPLAACRLTALDAERPLAERAADVPTYPIRRESIEADAKAAVMERVREAVAAEYDAADVSTLDGVRVDRGDGWFLVRASGTQPLVRVTAEARDPDRADALRETALALVEDSRRE; translated from the coding sequence ATGTTCGGAACCAGTGGGGTCCGGGGGCCGGTCGGCGAGGACGTGACGGCCGAGCTCGCGCTCCGTATCGGGCGCGCGCTCGGCGACCGCGACCGCGTCGTCGTCGGCCGCGACCCCCGCGATTCGGGACGGTTGCTCGTGGACGCACTCGCCGCCGGCTGCCGCGAGTGTGGCGTCGACGTCGTCGACCTCGGCGTGGCCGCCACCCCGACCGTCGCCCGGGCGGTCGCGTGGGAGGGTGCCGACGTCGGCGTCTCCGTCACGGCCTCGCACAACCCCGCGCCCGACAACGGCATCAAGCTCTGGCAACCCTCCGGCCAGGCGTTCGACGAGCCGCTGCGCGAGGAGGTCGAGGCGCGTGTCCGCGCCGACGACCCCGACCTCGCCGCGTGGGACGGCCTCGGCGACCGGCGAACGACGGACACCACGGGGCGCCACGCCGCCGCGCTGGTCGAGGCGGTCCCCCCGTGCGAGCGCTCGGTCGTCGTGGACGTGGGCAACGGCGCCGGCGGGGTGACGGTCGACGCGCTGACCGACCTGGGCTGTACGGTGGAGACGCTGAACGCCCAGCCGGACGGCTCGTTCCCGGGTCGTCCCTCCGAGCCGACGCCCGAGAACTGCGAGAGCCTCGCGGCGCTCGTCCGGGAGGGAGCGGCCGACCTCGGCATCGCCCACGACGGCGACGCCGACCGGATGCGCGCGGTGGCCGGGGACGGCGAGTTCCTGTCGGGAGACACCCTGCTGGCGGTCCTGGCGGCAGACGCAGCGGAGTCGGGCGACCGCGTGGCCGTCCCCGTCGACACCAGCCTCGCGGTCGAGGATTTCCTCGCCGAGCGTGGCGTCGAGACCGTCCGGACGCCCGTGGGCGACGTCTACGTCGCGGCCGCCGCGGCGGAGGAGGGCGTCGCGTTCGGCGGCGAGCCCTCGGGCGCGTGGATCTGGCCCGACGAGACGCTCTGTCCCGACGGCCCGCTGGCGGCCTGCCGGCTGACGGCCCTCGACGCCGAGCGCCCGCTGGCCGAGCGCGCGGCCGACGTACCGACCTACCCCATCCGGCGCGAGAGCATCGAGGCCGACGCGAAGGCGGCGGTCATGGAGCGGGTCCGCGAGGCCGTCGCCGCCGAGTACGACGCCGCCGACGTGTCGACGCTCGACGGCGTCCGCGTCGACCGCGGCGACGGCTGGTTCCTCGTCCGTGCCAGCGGGACCCAGCCGCTCGTCCGCGTGACGGCGGAGGCGCGCGACCCCGACCGGGCCGACGCGCTCCGCGAGACGGCGCTGGCGCTGGTCGAGGATTCACGTCGCGAGTAG
- the rpiA gene encoding ribose-5-phosphate isomerase RpiA, whose amino-acid sequence MKSNDGTESAKRRAGESAADRVRDGEVVGLGTGSTAAHAIRSLGRAVDGGLDIRGVPTSYQSRALAREVGIPLTTLEEATPDVAIDGADAAAPLGSGDATTDGFDTAEGTVLVKGGGAAHAREKVVDAAADRLLVVVDESKLAATPDHPVPVEVLPDATPTVRARIADLGGEPTLRAAERKDGPVVTDNGNLVLDCAFGPIEDAGTTARRLEAIPGVVAHGLFVDLADELHVGTPDGVAVHEY is encoded by the coding sequence ATGAAGTCCAACGACGGGACCGAGTCGGCCAAGCGCCGGGCCGGGGAATCGGCCGCCGACCGGGTCCGCGACGGGGAGGTGGTCGGCCTCGGGACGGGGAGCACGGCTGCCCACGCCATCCGGTCGCTCGGGCGGGCCGTCGACGGCGGACTCGACATCCGGGGCGTCCCGACCTCCTACCAGTCACGGGCGCTCGCCCGCGAGGTCGGCATCCCCCTGACCACGCTGGAGGAGGCCACGCCCGACGTGGCCATCGACGGCGCCGACGCGGCGGCGCCGCTGGGGTCGGGAGACGCCACGACCGACGGGTTCGACACCGCCGAGGGGACCGTCCTCGTGAAGGGGGGCGGTGCCGCCCACGCCCGGGAGAAGGTGGTCGACGCGGCCGCCGACCGGCTGCTCGTCGTCGTCGACGAGTCGAAACTCGCCGCGACGCCCGACCATCCGGTCCCGGTCGAGGTGCTCCCGGATGCGACACCCACGGTCCGAGCCCGGATCGCCGATCTCGGCGGGGAGCCGACGCTCCGGGCCGCCGAACGCAAGGACGGCCCGGTCGTGACGGACAACGGGAACCTGGTCCTCGACTGCGCGTTCGGACCCATCGAGGACGCCGGGACGACGGCCCGGCGACTCGAGGCGATACCGGGCGTGGTCGCGCACGGCCTCTTCGTCGACCTCGCCGACGAGCTGCACGTGGGGACCCCCGACGGCGTGGCGGTCCACGAGTACTGA
- a CDS encoding ATP-binding protein, translated as MSNYIRGTAPTGTDPDASGLVPVAVLATLGLVLETVVVWNLLQELETLGTAAPPLVAASLGTGLAATICYASYRQVADDLAVPSRWRMTGGAVAGAVVLLLVFTVTILVRMLEGRAIAEPQFALYTAAGAGAVLGSLVGYLYAQARRDAHEAERARNETEAALEEVRRTRDRIELVNSILRHDIANDIMIIRARAGTIADRAGTELAAHAETVLEQVGRIEDQLERTRGILDAVSDDGERFLEPMSLSTVLQEEADALETSHPEAAVSLDTPADLRVQADDLLPDVVGNVLSNAVTHNDRETPQIDVSAEATPEGVVCRIADNGPGIPDEQKRAVLEEGYSEQADGGHGFGLFFVRTMMDAYDGTVRIEDANPRGAVFVLTFERATE; from the coding sequence ATGTCGAACTACATCCGTGGAACCGCCCCGACGGGGACCGATCCGGACGCGTCGGGGCTGGTTCCGGTAGCGGTGCTGGCCACGCTGGGGTTGGTGCTCGAGACGGTCGTGGTGTGGAACCTGCTCCAGGAGCTGGAGACCCTCGGGACGGCCGCCCCGCCGCTCGTCGCGGCCTCGCTCGGGACCGGGCTGGCCGCGACCATCTGCTACGCCAGCTACCGCCAGGTCGCCGACGACCTCGCGGTCCCGTCGCGATGGCGGATGACCGGCGGGGCCGTCGCCGGGGCCGTCGTCCTCCTGCTCGTGTTCACGGTCACCATCCTGGTCCGGATGCTGGAGGGCCGCGCCATCGCCGAGCCGCAGTTCGCGCTGTACACCGCCGCCGGGGCAGGGGCGGTCCTCGGGTCGCTCGTCGGCTACCTCTACGCACAGGCACGCAGGGACGCTCACGAGGCCGAACGGGCCCGCAACGAGACCGAAGCCGCCCTCGAGGAGGTCCGGCGCACCCGCGACCGCATCGAACTCGTCAACAGCATCCTCCGGCACGACATCGCCAACGACATCATGATCATCCGGGCGCGGGCGGGCACCATCGCCGACCGCGCGGGGACCGAACTGGCGGCCCACGCCGAGACGGTGCTCGAGCAGGTCGGTCGCATCGAGGACCAGCTGGAACGGACCCGCGGCATCCTCGATGCCGTGAGCGACGACGGCGAGCGGTTCCTGGAGCCGATGTCGCTGTCGACCGTCCTCCAGGAGGAGGCCGACGCGCTCGAGACGAGCCACCCCGAGGCGGCCGTCTCGCTGGATACGCCCGCCGACCTCCGGGTCCAGGCCGACGACCTCCTGCCCGACGTCGTCGGCAACGTCCTCTCGAACGCCGTCACGCACAACGACCGGGAGACGCCACAGATAGACGTCTCCGCCGAGGCCACCCCGGAGGGCGTCGTCTGCCGCATCGCGGACAACGGTCCCGGCATCCCGGACGAACAGAAACGGGCCGTCCTCGAGGAGGGCTACTCCGAACAGGCCGACGGCGGACACGGGTTCGGACTGTTCTTCGTCCGGACCATGATGGACGCCTACGACGGCACCGTCCGCATCGAGGACGCCAACCCTCGGGGCGCCGTGTTCGTCCTCACGTTCGAGCGCGCGACGGAGTGA
- a CDS encoding SDR family NAD(P)-dependent oxidoreductase — protein MTHTTVIAGVGPGLGASLARRFAEEGCQVALLARSGDSLHDLAADIDAETAGEALAVPTDISDREAVVEAFEAVHEAFGDVDVLVNHASAAAWDGLLDADPENFRRALAVNVEGAFHCSQEAVPDMVEGDGGTVIFTGATTSVRGRENAVGFSAAKFGARGLAESMARELGPEGVHVAHVVLDGMIRPPGAEPDEQYLDPDAIAEEYWKLVQQDRSAWTLELDLRPHVEEF, from the coding sequence GTGACACACACCACCGTCATCGCCGGGGTCGGGCCCGGCCTCGGGGCGTCGCTCGCCCGCCGGTTCGCCGAGGAGGGTTGCCAGGTCGCGCTGCTGGCCCGCAGTGGCGACTCCCTCCACGACCTTGCGGCCGACATCGACGCGGAGACGGCGGGCGAGGCGCTCGCGGTCCCGACCGACATCAGTGACCGGGAGGCCGTCGTCGAGGCATTCGAGGCCGTCCACGAGGCGTTCGGCGACGTGGACGTGCTCGTGAACCACGCCTCCGCGGCCGCGTGGGACGGCCTCCTCGATGCCGACCCGGAGAACTTCCGGCGCGCGCTCGCGGTCAACGTCGAGGGCGCCTTCCACTGCTCGCAGGAGGCCGTTCCGGACATGGTCGAGGGCGACGGCGGGACGGTCATCTTCACCGGTGCGACGACCTCGGTCCGGGGGCGCGAGAACGCGGTGGGCTTCTCGGCCGCGAAGTTCGGCGCCCGCGGCCTCGCGGAGTCGATGGCCCGCGAACTCGGGCCCGAGGGCGTCCACGTCGCCCACGTCGTGCTGGACGGCATGATCCGGCCGCCCGGGGCCGAGCCGGACGAGCAGTACCTCGACCCGGACGCCATCGCCGAGGAGTACTGGAAGCTCGTCCAGCAGGACCGCTCGGCCTGGACGCTGGAACTGGACCTGCGGCCGCACGTCGAGGAGTTCTGA
- a CDS encoding DUF7563 family protein, which translates to MPECQNCSSFVTAAYARVFTPNGVENPRVCPRCEDKIRDGADVREARSTRRT; encoded by the coding sequence ATGCCGGAGTGTCAGAACTGTTCTTCGTTCGTAACGGCAGCATACGCCCGGGTCTTCACACCGAACGGTGTCGAGAACCCCCGTGTCTGCCCCCGGTGTGAGGACAAGATCCGCGACGGCGCGGACGTACGAGAGGCGCGCTCGACCCGACGAACCTGA